A genomic segment from Deltaproteobacteria bacterium encodes:
- the thiE gene encoding thiamine phosphate synthase — protein MRTIDFDLYLVTDRKTTAGRELLWVLEEALEGGVRAVQLREKDLEGRALLELTRKAKALCDRYGAELFVNDRVDVVLAADTAGVHLAANSLPVAVARELLGPDRKIGVSTHSVEETRAAADAGADLIVFGPVYPTPSKLAFGAPQGPAALKAVTDATSVPVFAIGGIKQHHLPEIKAHGTARIALISAISEAPDPRAAARDMLAALRA, from the coding sequence TTGCGCACCATCGACTTCGACCTCTACCTCGTCACCGACCGCAAGACGACGGCGGGGCGGGAATTGTTGTGGGTGCTGGAAGAAGCCCTGGAGGGAGGCGTCCGGGCCGTGCAACTGCGGGAGAAGGACCTGGAGGGGCGCGCTCTCCTGGAGCTGACGCGAAAGGCAAAGGCGCTGTGCGACCGCTACGGCGCCGAGCTGTTCGTCAACGACCGCGTCGACGTTGTCTTGGCCGCGGACACCGCCGGCGTGCACTTGGCCGCCAACTCCCTGCCCGTGGCAGTCGCGCGGGAACTGCTCGGCCCGGACCGGAAGATCGGCGTCTCCACCCATTCGGTGGAGGAAACGCGGGCCGCCGCGGACGCCGGCGCCGACCTCATCGTCTTCGGCCCCGTCTACCCCACTCCGTCCAAGCTCGCCTTCGGCGCTCCCCAGGGCCCAGCCGCCCTCAAGGCCGTCACCGACGCCACCTCCGTCCCGGTCTTCGCCATCGGCGGCATCAAGCAACACCACCTCCCCGAGATCAAGGCCCACGGCACCGCCCGCATCGCCCTCATCTCAGCCATCTCCGAAGCCCCCGACCCACGCGCCGCGGCCCGGGACATGCTCGCCGCGCTGCGGGCGTGA
- a CDS encoding isochorismatase family protein codes for MRDWEKIVPEYDRQVYEKAGYTGKQPFGQKPALLIIDVITAFTGTRPMETLDAIDEFRSSCGKAAWQALPHIRKLLVACRKSKVPVVYSTSDPDFKAVFGNATKRAAEPTTASAKAVEFPQMIRPRKDEWVVHKARASAFFGTHLITYLTRKNIDSLIVTGASTSGCVRSTVIDGYSYGFPVFVVEEGTFDRSQFSHLVNLYEMNSKYATVVTRAEALAHVESLRGVPQLRAAHR; via the coding sequence ATGAGAGACTGGGAAAAGATCGTTCCTGAATACGACCGCCAAGTCTACGAAAAGGCCGGCTACACCGGGAAACAACCCTTCGGACAGAAGCCCGCGCTGCTCATCATCGACGTCATCACGGCCTTCACCGGAACCAGGCCGATGGAGACCCTGGACGCCATCGACGAGTTCCGGTCGAGCTGCGGCAAGGCCGCGTGGCAGGCGCTGCCGCACATCAGGAAACTCCTGGTGGCGTGCCGCAAGAGCAAGGTGCCGGTGGTCTATTCGACCAGCGATCCGGACTTCAAGGCGGTCTTCGGCAACGCCACCAAGCGCGCCGCGGAACCCACCACGGCGAGCGCCAAGGCGGTGGAGTTCCCGCAGATGATCCGTCCGCGCAAGGACGAGTGGGTGGTGCACAAGGCGCGGGCCAGCGCGTTCTTCGGCACCCACCTCATCACCTACCTGACGCGCAAGAACATCGACTCGTTGATCGTCACCGGCGCCTCCACCTCCGGCTGCGTCCGCTCCACGGTCATCGACGGCTATTCCTACGGCTTCCCCGTGTTCGTGGTGGAGGAAGGCACCTTCGACCGCTCGCAGTTCTCGCACCTCGTAAACCTCTACGAGATGAACAGCAAGTACGCCACGGTGGTGACCCGGGCGGAAGCCCTTGCGCACGTCGAGTCGCTGCGAGGCGTGCCGCAACTCCGGGCGGCGCACCGGTAG